In Methanotorris formicicus Mc-S-70, a single genomic region encodes these proteins:
- a CDS encoding enolase N-terminal-like fold-containing protein, whose translation MIEDIVKRVIDFIDGKDIKIVDFSFALPYSYVLVEVGGKKSLGVAMTLLEEYKGHSEKRKIEFDVGNIEDFINVANDFDIINRTLGLATINAISQSFIKLTNEDLNKDVANLILENGSSHQIDK comes from the coding sequence ATGATTGAAGATATTGTTAAAAGAGTAATTGATTTTATAGATGGTAAAGATATTAAAATAGTTGATTTTTCCTTTGCTTTGCCTTATAGTTATGTTTTAGTTGAAGTAGGTGGGAAAAAATCATTGGGCGTTGCTATGACTTTATTAGAGGAGTATAAAGGACATAGTGAGAAAAGGAAGATTGAATTTGATGTAGGTAATATTGAGGATTTTATAAATGTGGCAAATGATTTTGATATCATCAATAGAACTCTTGGATTAGCGACAATAAACGCTATCTCCCAGAGTTTTATTAAATTAACTAATGAAGATTTAAATAAGGATGTTGCTAATTTAATTTTAGAAAACGGTAGTTCCCATCAAATAGATAAAT